A single Pseudodesulfovibrio aespoeensis Aspo-2 DNA region contains:
- a CDS encoding sigma-54-dependent transcriptional regulator, which translates to MTKAHIPTILVVDDDENILQVLEARLLSTGLNPLMADRAETALEMLACEPVDLVVSDVKMPGMGGHGLLREILEHWPHIPVIMLTAHGTIPDAVGSIQAGAADYLTKPFDGKELVRRIRAILEAGPPDRGAPPCARDASAATASLWGGEAPAMARFLSLLDRVARSTAGVLLFGESGTGKELAARILHEASPRAGGPFVVVDCGSTQPTLLESELFGHVKGAFTHALKDKKGLIEEADGGTLFLDEIGNISPEMQTRLLRFLQEGTIRRVGDTRERSVACRVVAATNANLPEKVRAGQFREDLYYRLKVVTLTIPPLRERAEDIPVLARGFVRTMCNEQGRPEARLSAKGLERLKAHPWPGNVRELKHALEAALVFCQCNTLEADDIQLDPIPEGSPASNAPLSLDESEKQAIIRALALHGGVRKDAADALGISRRAIHYKIRKYGIGSDHD; encoded by the coding sequence ATGACCAAGGCGCACATCCCGACCATCCTGGTGGTGGACGACGACGAGAACATCCTCCAGGTGCTTGAGGCCCGGCTCCTCTCGACCGGGCTCAATCCGCTCATGGCCGACCGGGCCGAGACCGCGCTGGAGATGCTGGCCTGCGAGCCGGTGGACCTCGTGGTCTCGGATGTCAAAATGCCCGGCATGGGCGGCCACGGGCTGCTGCGCGAGATTCTCGAACACTGGCCGCACATCCCGGTCATCATGCTCACGGCCCACGGCACCATCCCGGACGCTGTGGGGTCCATCCAGGCCGGGGCCGCCGACTACCTGACCAAGCCCTTTGACGGCAAGGAGCTGGTCCGCCGCATCCGGGCCATCCTCGAGGCCGGACCGCCGGACCGGGGCGCGCCACCGTGCGCCAGGGACGCGTCCGCAGCCACGGCCAGCCTCTGGGGCGGCGAGGCCCCGGCCATGGCCCGCTTCCTCTCCCTGCTCGACCGCGTGGCCCGGTCCACGGCGGGCGTGCTGCTCTTTGGCGAGTCCGGCACGGGCAAGGAGCTGGCCGCGCGCATCCTCCACGAGGCAAGCCCCAGGGCGGGCGGCCCCTTCGTGGTCGTGGACTGCGGCTCGACCCAGCCCACCCTGCTCGAAAGCGAACTCTTCGGCCACGTCAAGGGGGCGTTCACCCACGCCCTGAAGGACAAGAAGGGGCTTATCGAGGAGGCGGACGGCGGCACCTTGTTCCTGGACGAGATAGGCAACATCTCGCCGGAGATGCAGACCCGGCTGTTGCGCTTTTTGCAGGAGGGGACCATCCGCCGCGTGGGCGACACCCGCGAGCGCAGCGTGGCCTGCCGCGTGGTGGCGGCCACCAACGCCAACCTGCCGGAAAAGGTCCGGGCCGGACAATTTCGCGAAGACCTCTACTACCGGCTCAAGGTGGTCACCCTGACCATCCCGCCCCTGCGCGAACGGGCCGAGGACATCCCGGTCCTGGCCCGCGGCTTCGTGCGCACCATGTGCAACGAGCAGGGCCGTCCCGAGGCGCGCCTCTCGGCCAAGGGGCTGGAGCGGCTCAAGGCCCACCCCTGGCCGGGCAACGTGCGCGAACTCAAGCACGCCCTGGAGGCCGCCCTGGTCTTCTGCCAGTGCAACACCCTCGAGGCGGATGACATCCAGCTCGACCCGATCCCGGAGGGATCTCCGGCCTCCAATGCCCCTCTGTCGCTGGACGAAAGCGAGAAACAGGCCATTATCCGCGCTCTGGCCCTGCACGGCGGGGTCAGAAAGGACGCCGCCGACGCCCTGGGCATCAGCCGCCGCGCCATCCACTACAAGATCAGGAAATACGGCATCGGCTCGGATCACGACTGA
- a CDS encoding chemotaxis protein, with amino-acid sequence MVENNILLESGTNEVEIVEFYLDEARASGQYRGYYGINVAKVLEILQMPELTDMPEVSHPAVLGAFNLRHEIIPLVDLAGWLGKIRAKNEPPKIIVTEFNRTKSAFLVSGVTRIHRISWNQVEAPTGYVSSLSVNSITGVVKFSGRIVFILDMEKICMALNPDAPPVQEASEQVRQDILSRHVKALVADDSVMARKMISGILEKAGFTVHPVENGELAWRYLSNARRMAAEHHRPLTDFVDIVVTDIEMPVMDGHTLTRSIKEEPELRNLPVVLCSSIITETLHHKGVAVGADDQVSKAELGDLVPKIHSLLKRAATAKT; translated from the coding sequence ATGGTCGAAAACAACATCCTGCTCGAATCCGGCACAAACGAGGTCGAGATCGTCGAATTCTACCTCGACGAGGCCCGTGCCTCCGGGCAGTACCGGGGCTACTACGGCATCAATGTGGCCAAGGTGCTGGAGATTCTCCAGATGCCGGAGCTGACCGACATGCCCGAAGTCTCCCACCCCGCAGTGCTGGGCGCGTTCAACCTGCGCCACGAGATCATCCCCCTGGTCGATCTGGCGGGCTGGCTCGGCAAGATCCGTGCGAAAAACGAACCGCCCAAGATCATCGTGACCGAGTTCAACAGGACCAAGAGCGCCTTCCTGGTCTCGGGCGTCACCCGCATCCACCGCATCAGCTGGAACCAGGTGGAGGCCCCCACGGGCTACGTCTCGTCCCTGTCTGTCAATTCCATCACCGGCGTGGTCAAGTTCTCGGGCCGCATCGTCTTCATCCTCGACATGGAGAAGATATGCATGGCCCTCAACCCGGACGCGCCGCCCGTGCAGGAGGCCAGTGAGCAGGTCAGGCAGGATATCCTGAGCCGACACGTCAAGGCCCTGGTGGCCGACGATTCCGTCATGGCGCGCAAGATGATCTCCGGCATCCTCGAAAAGGCCGGGTTCACCGTCCATCCCGTGGAAAACGGAGAGCTGGCCTGGCGCTACCTCTCCAACGCACGCCGCATGGCCGCCGAGCACCACCGCCCCCTGACCGATTTTGTGGACATCGTGGTCACCGACATCGAGATGCCTGTCATGGACGGCCACACCCTGACCCGCTCCATCAAGGAAGAGCCTGAACTGCGGAACCTCCCCGTTGTCCTGTGCTCGTCTATCATCACCGAGACCCTCCACCACAAGGGCGTGGCCGTGGGCGCCGACGACCAGGTGTCCAAGGCGGAACTCGGCGACCTCGTCCCGAAAATCCACAGCCTGCTCAAACGCGCGGCAACTGCCAAGACATAG
- a CDS encoding DUF885 family protein, with amino-acid sequence MKIKSADSFFSYLGKHFPVMCASGAFPHLPPVMASAKWLDRLDDLSRRGIAKHVARLVSFRKEFETGAAKASGPERWIMQALARCAACAIAELDGAKAWGKSPELYLQVAFTGLEQAVDMPAKNQAAREKRFIKRLKAIPALLAHGPDNIETVSTASRSRTQTMIRDCARFLTGLGETDLGRAGKGPRLLGDSLNALRDYDRFVAARPETRETEGAPFALMAAGLLGTDRSAAEMFAIAEAEFVLRAHGLRKLEPELGTKWRDALAGYRGPAEETLEPMDAVVREIHRLRAFVYETALPGVFNDSGLRIDPQPLHMASTLRPIHYDPALGAWPDEPSRCYVSPQMFSGRGFRDDPARLARMRREYVFMTARQTYPGRHLLNSERRALGDSPLSQIISPLFIAGWLAFAENLLDELGYLENPLDRLVHHHRGLRRAGLAMIDAGLAAGSLTQDRCLSILADSGFSHEESLEQVRAIRLAPTSRITPVLGLHEFDTLRRESGLELGPFCAAVFAQGQIPFPALAESLKT; translated from the coding sequence ATGAAAATCAAATCAGCGGATTCTTTTTTTTCCTATCTTGGCAAACATTTTCCGGTCATGTGCGCGTCCGGGGCCTTTCCCCACCTGCCGCCGGTCATGGCCTCGGCCAAGTGGCTCGACCGGCTCGACGACCTCTCGCGCCGGGGCATCGCCAAGCATGTGGCCCGGCTGGTGTCCTTCAGGAAGGAGTTCGAGACCGGGGCGGCCAAGGCGAGCGGCCCGGAACGCTGGATCATGCAGGCGCTGGCCCGGTGCGCGGCCTGCGCCATCGCCGAGCTCGATGGCGCGAAAGCCTGGGGGAAAAGCCCAGAGCTGTACCTCCAGGTGGCCTTCACCGGACTGGAGCAGGCCGTGGACATGCCCGCCAAAAACCAGGCCGCACGCGAAAAACGCTTCATCAAACGGCTCAAAGCCATCCCGGCCCTGCTGGCCCACGGGCCGGACAACATCGAGACCGTGAGCACCGCCTCCCGTTCCCGCACCCAGACCATGATCCGCGACTGCGCCCGGTTCCTGACCGGCCTTGGCGAGACGGACCTGGGCCGGGCGGGCAAGGGTCCGCGCCTGCTCGGCGACAGCCTGAACGCCCTCCGGGACTACGACCGGTTCGTGGCGGCCCGGCCCGAAACCCGCGAGACCGAAGGCGCGCCCTTTGCCCTCATGGCCGCCGGGCTGCTCGGCACTGACCGGTCCGCCGCCGAGATGTTCGCCATCGCCGAGGCCGAATTCGTCCTGCGCGCCCATGGGCTGCGCAAGCTCGAACCTGAGCTTGGGACAAAGTGGCGCGATGCCCTGGCCGGATACAGGGGCCCGGCAGAGGAGACCCTCGAGCCCATGGACGCCGTGGTCCGCGAGATTCACCGGCTACGCGCCTTTGTCTACGAGACCGCCCTGCCCGGCGTCTTCAACGACTCCGGACTGCGCATCGACCCGCAGCCCCTGCATATGGCCTCCACCCTGCGGCCCATCCACTACGATCCGGCCCTGGGAGCCTGGCCCGACGAACCCTCGCGCTGCTATGTCAGCCCGCAGATGTTCAGCGGACGCGGCTTCCGCGACGACCCGGCCCGGCTGGCACGGATGCGCCGCGAATACGTGTTCATGACCGCCCGGCAGACCTATCCGGGCCGCCACCTGCTCAACTCCGAGCGGCGCGCGTTGGGCGACTCGCCCCTCTCCCAGATCATCAGCCCCCTGTTCATTGCAGGCTGGCTCGCCTTTGCCGAAAACCTGCTCGACGAACTCGGCTACCTCGAAAACCCCCTGGACCGCCTTGTCCATCACCATCGCGGCCTGCGTCGGGCCGGGCTGGCCATGATCGACGCCGGACTGGCCGCAGGCTCCCTGACCCAGGACCGCTGCCTGTCCATCCTGGCCGACTCCGGCTTCTCGCACGAGGAATCCCTGGAGCAGGTGCGCGCCATCCGGCTCGCCCCCACCAGCCGGATCACACCCGTGCTCGGCCTGCACGAGTTCGACACCCTGCGCCGGGAATCGGGCCTGGAGCTTGGCCCGTTCTGCGCGGCGGTGTTCGCCCAGGGCCAGATCCCCTTCCCGGCCCTGGCCGAGAGCCTCAAGACATAA
- a CDS encoding HD-GYP domain-containing protein, with the protein MTPLKKFIRPVALRNLLRKAFDLTGGACPLAIVYEGEVVLTEGCDALTDLDPQAYFAENRPDILSTPLQFDLLHGGQLRMRLFGADASERREAGDRLLAFAAYAIQEFIDMERARRSIADEALAKYRELALLHRSVPVINTSLRMRDVVDALINECRRENYPGEFGMVFLAEPGCARLRLAAQFGFPSGCDLQPLADSELFARMTRSGHGEIINDLAADSRWHGELAGIKAMIVIPILSPNRCEGMLVLASAATGVFEAAHRKSLATLASVTGISVSNAFNFEGVQTLMNAILKALAEAIDSRDPFTAGHSERVAHLGVAFAHLLNEDAGFTRAHFTDQELREIYYAGILHDVGKIGIKEDVLTKDSRLPERRMQVVRARFQFHGLSSDFDWVEAFERVRALNTAMNPDSEDLDYVRRLGSVYWAVGGERLPLLYEDELDALLLEYGNLTQDERREIQRHPAESERILQHIPLQEGYANMLTIIRQHHERMDGSGYPDRLMGDDILIQSRIMAIVDIYDAVTQERHYKPAFTRSEAIRILDGEAGQGKLDRQLVAFFRANVARIETLSGRVKLARVTHLSEIGSFSAL; encoded by the coding sequence CCTGACCGAAGGGTGCGACGCCCTGACGGATCTCGACCCCCAGGCCTATTTCGCCGAGAACAGGCCGGACATCCTCTCCACCCCGCTTCAGTTCGACCTGCTCCACGGCGGCCAGCTCCGGATGCGCCTCTTCGGGGCCGATGCGTCCGAGCGGCGTGAAGCTGGCGACCGGCTGCTCGCCTTTGCCGCCTACGCCATCCAGGAGTTCATCGACATGGAGCGCGCCCGGCGCTCCATCGCGGACGAGGCCCTGGCCAAGTATCGCGAGCTGGCCCTGCTCCATCGTTCGGTGCCGGTCATCAACACCTCCCTGCGCATGCGCGACGTGGTGGACGCCCTGATCAACGAGTGCCGCCGCGAGAATTATCCCGGCGAGTTTGGCATGGTCTTTCTTGCCGAGCCCGGCTGCGCCCGGCTGCGGCTGGCGGCCCAGTTCGGTTTCCCGTCCGGCTGCGATCTCCAGCCCCTGGCCGACAGCGAGCTGTTCGCCCGGATGACCCGGTCCGGCCACGGCGAGATCATCAACGATCTGGCGGCAGACAGCCGCTGGCACGGCGAACTGGCCGGGATCAAGGCCATGATCGTCATTCCCATCCTGTCGCCCAACCGGTGCGAGGGCATGCTCGTCCTGGCTTCGGCAGCCACAGGCGTGTTCGAGGCCGCGCACCGCAAGAGCCTGGCCACCCTGGCCTCGGTGACCGGCATCTCGGTGAGCAACGCCTTCAATTTCGAGGGCGTGCAGACCCTGATGAACGCCATCCTCAAGGCGCTGGCCGAGGCCATTGATTCCCGCGATCCCTTCACCGCGGGTCATTCCGAGCGGGTGGCCCATCTGGGCGTGGCCTTTGCCCATCTCCTCAACGAGGACGCAGGATTTACCAGGGCGCATTTCACGGATCAGGAGCTGCGCGAAATATACTACGCGGGTATCCTGCACGATGTCGGCAAGATCGGTATCAAGGAAGACGTGCTGACCAAGGATTCGCGGCTGCCAGAGCGGCGCATGCAGGTGGTGCGGGCCAGGTTCCAGTTTCACGGCCTGTCGTCGGACTTCGACTGGGTCGAGGCATTTGAGCGGGTGCGAGCCCTCAACACGGCCATGAACCCGGACTCCGAGGACCTGGATTACGTCCGGCGGCTCGGCTCGGTCTACTGGGCCGTGGGCGGGGAGAGGCTGCCCCTCTTGTATGAGGACGAGCTGGACGCGCTGCTGCTCGAATACGGCAACCTGACCCAGGACGAGCGCAGGGAGATCCAGCGGCACCCGGCAGAGAGTGAGCGCATCCTCCAGCATATTCCGTTGCAGGAGGGGTATGCCAACATGCTGACCATCATCCGCCAGCACCACGAGCGCATGGACGGCAGCGGCTATCCCGATCGGCTCATGGGCGACGATATCCTGATCCAGAGCCGGATCATGGCCATTGTGGACATCTACGACGCCGTGACCCAGGAACGGCATTACAAGCCCGCCTTCACCCGCAGCGAGGCCATCCGGATTCTCGACGGCGAGGCCGGGCAGGGCAAGCTCGACCGCCAACTGGTGGCCTTCTTCCGCGCCAACGTAGCCAGGATCGAGACCCTGTCGGGCCGCGTCAAGCTGGCCCGGGTCACCCATCTTTCGGAAATAGGCAGTTTTTCCGCGCTCTGA